In Gossypium arboreum isolate Shixiya-1 chromosome 5, ASM2569848v2, whole genome shotgun sequence, a single genomic region encodes these proteins:
- the LOC108450462 gene encoding uncharacterized protein LOC108450462 isoform X1 translates to MTADCRAKRYKQRKMKAIVITTGGGPEVLQLQQVEDPELKDDDVLIKVEATALNRADTLQRKGSYPPPKGASPYPGLECSGTIQAVGKNVLGWRVGDQVCALLSGGGYAEKVAVPAGQVLPIPLGVSLKEAAGLPEVACTVWSTVFMMSRLSAGETFLVHGGSSGIGTFAIQIAKSKGATVFVTAGNEEKLAFCKRLGADLCINYKTEDFVAHVKEETGGKGVDVILDCIGAAYLQRNLDSLNFDGRLCIIGLQGGAVTEIKLNTLFPKRLTVQGAALRPRNPENKAMVVNEVEKNVWPEIVAGKVKPIIYKSFPLSEAVEAHKLMESNEHIGKILLVP, encoded by the exons ATG ACTGCAGACTGTAGAGCCAAAAGATATAAACAAAGAAAAATGAAGGCAATAGTTATAACTACAGGAGGAGGCCCAGAGGTGTTGCAATTGCAACAAGTAGAAGACCCAGAACTCAAAGATGATGACGTTCTCATCAAGGTAGAAGCTACCGCTCTAAACCGGGCCGATACTCTACAGAGAAAAGGTTCCTACCCTCCTCCAAAGGGTGCTAGCCCTTACCCTGGTCTTGAATGTTCCGGTACTATCCAAGCCGTTGGCAAGAATGTTCTGGGCTGGAGAGTTGGTGATCAG GTGTGTGCTCTTCTTAGTGGAGGTGGATATGCTGAGAAAGTGGCAGTCCCAGCTGGTCAAGTTCTTCCAATCCCACTTGGGGTTTCCCTCAAAGAAGCTGCTGGTTTACCTGAAGTTGCTTGTACTGTTTGGTCCACTGTTTTTATGATGAGTCGATTATCTGCTGGGGAGACATTCTTG GTCCATGGTGGTTCAAGTGGGATTGGCACTTTTGCAATTCAGATAGCTAAGAGCAAAGGAGCAACAGTGTTTGTTACAGCAG GGAATGAAGAAAAGTTAGCTTTCTGCAAGAGACTTGGAGCTGATTTGTGCATCAATTATAAGACAGAGGACTTTGTTGCGCACGTTAAGGAAGAAACTGGAGGGAAGG GAGTCGATGTGATTCTGGATTGCATCGGGGCAGCGTACCTTCAGCGAAACCTGGACAGTTTAAATTTTGATGGAAGGCTTTGTATCATTGGCTTGCAGGGTGGAGCTGTCACCGAAATTAAACTTAATACTTTATTTCCAAAGCGCCTCACAGTGCAAG GGGCTGCGTTGCGACCAAGAAATCCAGAAAACAAAGCAATGGTTGTTAATGAAGTGGAGAAGAATGTCTGGCCAGAAATCGTGGCGGGCAAGGTGAAGCCTATCATCTACAAATCATTTCCCTTATCTGAGGCTGTGGAGGCTCATAAGCTAATGGAAAGTAATGAACATATTGGGAAGATACTGCTTGTTCCATGA
- the LOC108450098 gene encoding uncharacterized protein LOC108450098: MKAVVITSPGDPEVLQLQEVEEPEIKDDEVLIKTEAAALNRGDIYQRQGFYPPPEGASTFPGLECSGIIEAVGENVSRWKVGDKVCALLSGGGYAEKVAVPAGQVLPVPSGVSLSDAASLPEVACTVWSTVFTTSRLCPGETLLIHGGSSGIGTFAIQIAKFKGAKVFVTVGDERKLAFCNDLGADLCINYKTEDFVVRVKEETEGKGVDVILDCVGAAYLQRNLDCLNVDGRLFIIGSISGFVAELNIAAMFAKRLSIQAAALRTRSVEEKASIVKEVENNVWPAIMSGKVKPVVHQRFPLREAAEAHRLMESGNHIGKILLIA, translated from the exons ATGAAGGCTGTAGTGATAACAAGTCCAGGTGATCCAGAAGTATTGCAGCTACAAGAAGTAGAAGAACCCGAAATCAAAGATGATGAAGTCCTCATCAAAACTGAGGCAGCAGCCCTGAACCGTGGTGACATCTATCAAAGACAAGGCTTTTACCCTCCACCTGAAGGTGCTAGCACCTTTCCAGGTCTTGAATGCTCAGGCATCATTGAAGCTGTTGGAGAGAATGTTTCTCGATGGAAAGTAGGAGATAAG GTGTGTGCTCTCCTAAGTGGAGGAGGATATGCGGAGAAAGTGGCTGTTCCAGCAGGACAAGTTCTGCCTGTTCCATCAGGAGTTTCATTGTCGGATGCTGCCTCTCTTCCAGAGGTTGCCTGCACAGTCTGGTCCACTGTTTTTACGACGAGTCGGCTATGTCCTGGTGAAACGCTTTTG ATCCACGGGGGCTCTAGTGGAATTGGGACATTTGCCATTCAGATTGCAAAGTTCAAAGGAGCAAAAGTTTTTGTCACAGTAG GGGATGAGCGAAAATTAGCCTTTTGCAATGATCTTGGAGCCGATCTCTGCATCAATTACAAGACCGAGGACTTTGTAGTACGTGTCAAAGAGGAAACAGAAGGCAAAG GAGTTGATGTTATTCTGGATTGCGTTGGAGCAGCCTACCTCCAAAGAAACCTTGACTGCTTAAACGTCGATGGCAGACTTTTCATCATTGGCTCCATAAGTGGATTTGTCGCAGAACTAAACATCGCAGCTATGTTCGCAAAACGACTTTCAATCCAAG CGGCTGCCTTGCGGACAAGAAGTGTAGAAGAAAAGGCATCAATTGTAAAGGAAGTGGAGAATAATGTTTGGCCTGCAATTATGTCGGGTAAGGTGAAGCCAGTGGTTCACCAACGATTCCCACTTAGAGAAGCAGCCGAAGCTCACCGGCTTATGGAAAGTGGCAACCATATCGGGAAAATACTTCTTATTGCATAA
- the LOC108450099 gene encoding uncharacterized protein LOC108450099, with protein sequence MDFSHLNRGQMTLMGSAFCVVLSLHFTLQLVSQHLFYWKNPKEQKAILIIILMAPIYAAVSFVGLLDIRGSKAFFMFLESVKECYEAFVIAKFMALMYSYLNISISKNIVPDEIKGREIHHSFPMTLFQPRTVRLNHHTLKLLKYWTWQFVVIRPVCSVLMITLQLLQFYPSWLSWTFTIILNVSVSLALYSLVAFYHVFAKELEPHKPLAKFLCIKGIVFFCFWQGVVLDILVAVGIIRANHFWLDVEHLEEALQNVLVCLEMVVFAVLQQYAYHVYPYSGETEAKLKLGKKLE encoded by the exons ATGGATTTTAGCCATTTAAATCGTGGGCAGATGACTCTGATGGGATCTGCGTTTTGTGTGGTGCTTTCGTTGCATTTCACACTGCAGCTTGTGTCACAGCATCTTTTTTACTGGAAAAACCCCAAGGAGCAGAAAGCTAtacttattattattcttatggCTCCTATATATGCTGCTGTCTCCTTTGTGGGTTTATTGGATATTAGAGGAAGCAAAGCCTTCTTCATGTTTCTGGAATCTGTCAAGGAATGTTACGAGGCTTTT GTGATCGCTAAGTTCATGGCTTTGATGTATAGTTACTTGAATATATCTATTAGTAAAAATATTGTACCTGATGAAATTAAAGGTAGAGAGATTCACCATTCATTTCCTATGACTCTTTTTCAG CCTCGAACAGTTAGGCTGAACCACCATACACTAAAGCTTCTCAAGTATTGGACATGGCAATTCGTTGTCATCCGCCCAGTGTGTTCTGTCTTGATGATAACCCTGCAACTTCTTCAGTTTTATCCATCTTGGTTGAGCTGGACATTCACAATCATCCTCAATGTGTCTGTTTCATTAGCATTATACTCTTTGGTAGCCTTTTACCATGTCTTTGCCAAAGAGTTGGAACCTCATAAGCCACTTGCGAAGTTCTTGTGCATCAAGGGAATTGTTTTCTTCTGCTTTTGGCAG GGAGTGGTGCTTGACATACTTGTTGCTGTGGGCATCATTCGAGCAAATCATTTCTGGTTGGATGTGGAGCACCTTGAGGAAGCTCTTCAGAACGTATTGGTGTGTCTAGAGATGGTTGTATTTGCTGTTCTCCAGCAGTATGCATACCATGTTTATCCATATAGTGGAGAAACTGAAGCTAAGTTGAAGCTAGGCAAGAAACTTGAATGA
- the LOC108450462 gene encoding uncharacterized protein LOC108450462 isoform X2 yields the protein MKAIVITTGGGPEVLQLQQVEDPELKDDDVLIKVEATALNRADTLQRKGSYPPPKGASPYPGLECSGTIQAVGKNVLGWRVGDQVCALLSGGGYAEKVAVPAGQVLPIPLGVSLKEAAGLPEVACTVWSTVFMMSRLSAGETFLVHGGSSGIGTFAIQIAKSKGATVFVTAGNEEKLAFCKRLGADLCINYKTEDFVAHVKEETGGKGVDVILDCIGAAYLQRNLDSLNFDGRLCIIGLQGGAVTEIKLNTLFPKRLTVQGAALRPRNPENKAMVVNEVEKNVWPEIVAGKVKPIIYKSFPLSEAVEAHKLMESNEHIGKILLVP from the exons ATGAAGGCAATAGTTATAACTACAGGAGGAGGCCCAGAGGTGTTGCAATTGCAACAAGTAGAAGACCCAGAACTCAAAGATGATGACGTTCTCATCAAGGTAGAAGCTACCGCTCTAAACCGGGCCGATACTCTACAGAGAAAAGGTTCCTACCCTCCTCCAAAGGGTGCTAGCCCTTACCCTGGTCTTGAATGTTCCGGTACTATCCAAGCCGTTGGCAAGAATGTTCTGGGCTGGAGAGTTGGTGATCAG GTGTGTGCTCTTCTTAGTGGAGGTGGATATGCTGAGAAAGTGGCAGTCCCAGCTGGTCAAGTTCTTCCAATCCCACTTGGGGTTTCCCTCAAAGAAGCTGCTGGTTTACCTGAAGTTGCTTGTACTGTTTGGTCCACTGTTTTTATGATGAGTCGATTATCTGCTGGGGAGACATTCTTG GTCCATGGTGGTTCAAGTGGGATTGGCACTTTTGCAATTCAGATAGCTAAGAGCAAAGGAGCAACAGTGTTTGTTACAGCAG GGAATGAAGAAAAGTTAGCTTTCTGCAAGAGACTTGGAGCTGATTTGTGCATCAATTATAAGACAGAGGACTTTGTTGCGCACGTTAAGGAAGAAACTGGAGGGAAGG GAGTCGATGTGATTCTGGATTGCATCGGGGCAGCGTACCTTCAGCGAAACCTGGACAGTTTAAATTTTGATGGAAGGCTTTGTATCATTGGCTTGCAGGGTGGAGCTGTCACCGAAATTAAACTTAATACTTTATTTCCAAAGCGCCTCACAGTGCAAG GGGCTGCGTTGCGACCAAGAAATCCAGAAAACAAAGCAATGGTTGTTAATGAAGTGGAGAAGAATGTCTGGCCAGAAATCGTGGCGGGCAAGGTGAAGCCTATCATCTACAAATCATTTCCCTTATCTGAGGCTGTGGAGGCTCATAAGCTAATGGAAAGTAATGAACATATTGGGAAGATACTGCTTGTTCCATGA
- the LOC108453660 gene encoding LOW QUALITY PROTEIN: endonuclease 4-like (The sequence of the model RefSeq protein was modified relative to this genomic sequence to represent the inferred CDS: inserted 2 bases in 1 codon), giving the protein MGFRRMGWHELLWVGRLLVLMQLLHGVFGWGKDGHFAVCKIAEEYLTKDALATVKELLPDSAGGELASVCSWADDVRWHYHWSSPLHYVDTPDFKCNYKYCRDCHDAAGHKDHCVTGAIFNYTKQLFSAYQGYSPQLSYNLTEALMFLAHFIGDVHQPLHVGFLGDLGGNTITVRWYRRKTNLHHVWDTMIIDSAVKTLYGSDLATMIQAIQRNITDAWSNDVSSWENCGHNQTVCPNLYASESVRMACKFAYRNATPGSTLEDEYFLSRLPIVEKRLAQGGIRLAAVLNRLFNSEVKXSLKHEDRHL; this is encoded by the exons ATGGGTTTTAGAAGAATGGGTTGGCATGAGTTACTATGGGTCGGAAGGCTGCTTGTTCTTATGCAACTGCTTCATGGGGTGTTTGGTTGGGGAAAGGACGGTCATTTTGCTGTTTGCAAGATAGCTGAG GAATATCTTACTAAAGATGCTCTGGCTACAGTAAAGGAACTGCTCCCTGATTCCGCTGGAGGTGAGCTTGCATCTGTATGCTCCTGGGCTGATGATGTAAGGTGGCACTATCACTGGTCTAGTCCCTTACACTATGTTGACACCCCAGATTTCAAGTGTAATTATAAATACTGCC GGGACTGCCATGATGCTGCTGGACATAAGGATCACTGCGTAACTGGAGCCATTTTCAACTATACAAAGCAACTTTTTTCAGCATATCAGGGATATAGTCCTCAGTTGAGTT ACAATTTGACAGAGGCGCTTATGTTCTTAGCTCATTTTATTGGGGATGTCCATCAG CCATTACATGTTGGCTTCTTAGGAGATTTAGGTGGGAATACAATTACAGTCCGTTGGTACCGCAGGAAGACAAATCTACACCAT GTCTGGGATACCATGATTATTGATTCTGCTGTGAAGACATTGTATGGCTCAGATCTTGCAACAATGATTCAAGCCATCCAGAGAAATATTACT GATGCTTGGTCCAATGATGTATCATCATGGGAGAACTGTGGACATAATCAAACTGTTTGTCCTAACCT GTATGCTTCTGAAAGTGTTAGGATGGCATGTAAGTTTGCATATAGGAATGCCACACCGGGAAGCACATTAGAAG ATGAGTATTTCCTTTCTCGGTTGCCTATTGTGGAGAAGAGGCTTGCTCAAGGCGGGATTCGCCTAGCTGCCGTGCTTAACCGATTATTTAATTCTGAAGTTAA ATCGCTCAAGCATGAAGATAGGCATTTGTAA
- the LOC108450971 gene encoding pentatricopeptide repeat-containing protein At5g18390, mitochondrial-like, producing MFHGTYALIRRMIRKGEVPDKRTYTVLVNGWCSSRKMNEAQDFLEDMSKKGFNPPVRGRDLLIEGLLNVGYLESAKKMVRRMTKEGFVPDIATFNSLVETICKTKEIDFYIDMYHIVCKLGLCPDINSYKILIPATSKVGRIDEAFRLLNNSIEQGYKPFPSLYAPIIKGLCRKRFVEAANYLVEMIEL from the exons ATGTTCCATGGAACATATGCATTAATCCGAAGGATGATTAGGAAAGGTGAGGTACCAGACAAGAGGACATACACAGTTCTGGTGAATGGATGGTGTTCCTCCAGGAAGATGAATGAAGCGCAAGACTTCTTAGAGGACATGAGTAAGAAAGGGTTTAATCCTCCGGTTAGAGGTCGAGATTTGTTGATAGAAGGTTTGTTGAATGTAGGTTATCTTGAATCAGCCAAGAAAATGGTAAGAAGAATGACCAAGGAAGGGTTTGTGCCTGACATTGCTACATTTAATTCTTTAGTGGAAACAATCTGTAAAACTAAGGAGATTGATTTCTACATCGATATGTATCATATTGTTTGTAAATTGGGGCTTTGTCCGGATATTAATAGTTACAAAATATTGATACCTGCGACTTCAAAAGTCGGTAGGATTGACGAGGCATTTAgacttttaaataattcaattgaACAAGGTTATAAGCCATTCCCTAGTTTGTATGCACCTATAATCAAAGGCTTGTGTAGGAAAAG ATTTGTAGAGGCAGCAAATTATTTGGTGGAGATGATTGAGCTGTGA